The DNA window GGTGTCCTCAGCACGATCGAGTTCCGGCGTCGCCCAGCGCAGCGCCTGCGTGTAGGGGTGTTGCGGATTGTGGATGATCTGCTCGGGCGAGCCGATCTCCACGAGTTCCCCGAGGTACATGACGCCGATCCGGCCGCCGGTCTTCTCGGCGAAGTAGCGGGCGTTCGAGAGGTCGTGTGAGATCGCCAGGAACGACGTATTAAACGTGTCCTGCAGTTCGATCATCAGGTCCATCATGCTGACCCGCAGCGAGACGTCGAGTGCCGACACTGCTTCGTCGGCGAGGATGAGATCCGGATTGATCAACATTGCGCGGATCAAGGCGACCCGCTGTTTCTCGCCGCCCGAGAGCTGGTGTGGGTACCGGTCGATGTAGTCCTCCGGTGGACTGATCCCGACGTACTCGAGCATCCCCAAAATCCGCTCCCGGCGATCGTTTCCGTCGAGATCCGAGTGCCACCGCTTGAGTGGCGTCTCGAGAATCGTCCGCACGCGGTGGTGGGAGTTGAGCGAACTGCCGGGGTCTTGGTGGACGATCTGGAGGGCCCGTCGAATCTCCTTGTCGGCAAGGGTACTACTGTTGCCGCTGCCTTCCCAGATGTCCCGTCCCTTGTACTCGATCGTCCCATCGGTCGGCTGCTGCAGTCCGACGGCGGTCTTCCCGAGCGTCGTCTTCCCACAGCCCGATTCGCCGACGAGAACGACCACGTCGTTCTCGTAGATGTCGAGCGAGACGCCGTCGACGGCAGTAACCACGTCCGAATCGCCGAAGTCGAGTAACCCGTCGTTCTCGGAGCCGAACTCTATCTCGACATCGTTCAACGACACGACCGGCTCTTCGGCTGCCGTCCGATCGGCGGCCGTCCGCCTGACCAGGTCGCTCGAGTCTGACTTAGCGAACGCTTTATCGATGTTTTCGATCGAGTCCTCCCAGTGGTGACAGTAGACGTCGTGGTCCGTCCCGGCGTCGTAGGCGTCGGGGTCGTGGGCCCGACACTCGTCGTCGGCGAGCGGACACCGCGGGTGGTAGGAACACCCCTCCGGGATGTTGACCGGATCGGGGCTCTCGCCCTCGATCGGCCGCATCTCCTCGAGCGGGGCCGAGAGGTTCGGCGTCGCGTTCAGCAACGCCCGCGTGTAGGGATGGGCGGGATCCGCGAGGATCTCGTCGGCCGGCCCGACCTCCGCGAACTCGAAGGCGTACAGCACGGCGAGTCGATCCGCAAGGTCGGCGACCAGCGGCAGGTCGTGGGTGATGAAGACGATCGTGAGGTCGTGTTTCTCCTTGATATCCTCGAGCAGCGAAATGATCGACCGCTGCATCAGCAGGTCAAGCGCCGCCGTCGGCTCGTCCATCACGAGCATCTCCGGATCGAGGACCAGACTCAGCGCGATCAGCACGCGCTGTTTCATTCCGCCGGAGAGTTCGTGCGGGTACGAGTCGAGCATGCGCTCCGGTTCGAGGTACAGGTCCTCGAGAAGTTCCTTCGCGCGCTCGAGGCCCCGTTCGACGTTGTAGTCGTGGGCGCTAAGCGTCTCGACGAAGTGAGTGCGTATCTTCAGGACCGGGTTGAACGAACTCATCGCGCCCTGGAAGACCATCGAGACCTCCTCCCAGCGGAACTGGCGGAGTCCCTCCTTCGAGAGGTCGGTGACGGAGATCGGCTCCCCGTCCTCGGGATAGTACGTCACCTCGCCGGTCGTGACGCCCGGTTCGGGCACGGCGTCGAGCATCGCCGAGGCGAACATCGATTTTCCGGAGCCGGATTCGCCGATGACGCCGACGATTTCGTCGCGCTGGACGTCGAAATCGACGTCATTGAGGACACGAGACTGTCCGCGGTTCATGCCGAACGCGACGGAGGTATCTCGGAGTTTCATGATGACGTCCTCGTTCGGTCGGTCGATGTCCGCTGCCGACTGCGAGACCGTCATCGCGACACCTCCAGTGCGGTCCGCCGGTCGTCGCTTTGATCGACGTTGGCGTGCGCGTACGGTCGTCGAATCGGTCGAGTCGGTCGTACCGAAGTCGCATTCGTCGTAGCCGAAATCATACGTTCATCATGTCCTTGGTGTCGCTTTCGGAGTCCGGTTCCAGCTGGTCGTCGTCGCCCAGATCCTGATGGCGCGCCCTGATGCGCGGGTTGAACACCTGGTCCAGCGACTGCGCGAGCAGGATGAGCCCGATCGCGATCCCCGAGATAGCGATCATCGGAACGAGCAGCCAGTGGTACGCAGACGGCCGGTAGAGTGCGCCGGCGTTGTACGCGTTGTTCAGCATGACGCCCCAGTTGGCGTCGGAGAACGGCAGCACGCCGAGGAAGTACAGCGCGACGGCTGCGAAGATGATCCGGCGGGCTGCGTTCACCATATTCACCACGATGTACGGCATCAGGTGCGGAATGATCTCTCGGAGGAGGATCCACCGCGTCGACAGGTCCATCGCCCGCGCCGCCTCGACGAACGACTCGCTGCGGATCGTCAACACCTGCGAGCGAATCGCTCGAGCCAGCCCCGCCCACGCGGCGACCGCCAACAGTACGCCGAGCGTGACGGGGTTGTTGATCCAGGCCTCGAGCAGCGTCGCGAGGACGATCACCAGCGGCAGGCCGGGAATATTGATGAATATGTCGGTGATCGTGCTGAGCACGGTGTCGATCGTTCCGCCCTTGTAGCCGGCAACGACACCGAAGATGGTACCGACGGCGACGGTAAAGACCGCACCCGACGCCATCATGATGAGGATCGAGGGCGTCGAGTGGATCAGCATCGCGAACACGTCCCTGCCCGCGACCGTGGTCCCGAGCGGGAAGTCCCAGTTCTCGAACGCGCCCAACAACTGCGGTCCGTGGGCCGGATGGGTCGGCTCGACCAGATAGACGCCGACGGTGGCCATGAGGAAGTAGATCCCGAGGATGCCGAACGAGACGACCGCTCGCCAGTCGCTGCGCAGGATCGACCACGGTGTTCGGATGTACTCCTCGAGGAACCGATCGATCCGGTCGCTGCGCGTCTCCGCGACGGAGGCAGTCGTTTCGAACGGCGAGTCCGTTCCGATCGTGCCGCCGTCGCTTCGCATCTGCGCGGCTGTCTCGTCAGTTTGTTCCTCGGCAGTCGTTTCCACGGACTGCTCGGGAACGAACTGGTCGATCGAGTCGCCCGATCGCCCGTTCGGCGGTTCCGAGGACTCGTCGTCAGAACGCTTCACGGCCCTCACCTCCTGCACGGGGATCGATTTTACCGTAGGTCAGGTCGGCGATGAACAGCGCGATGACGACGGCGATCGTGATGATCGTGAACGCGCCCATCATCAGCGGGTAGTCGCGCGCCCGGACTGCTTGAATCATGTAGTAGCCCATGCCCCTGTACGCGAAGATCTCCTCGAGGACGACGGCGCCGCCGAACATGGTCCCGAGAGAGATCATCAATCCGGTGTACATCGGCAAGATCGCGTTGCGGGCGACGTACCGGACGGCGATCGTTCGGTCGGGCAACCCGCGAAGTCGGGCGACGCGGAGGTAATCCTCGCCGAGGACGCGAACGCTGTTGCCTCGCATCGTCAGCGATGCCGCGCCCGACGCGACGAACATCGAGAGGACGGGCAACGCCGCGTGGTGGAGGATCCCCAACATGAACGGCAGGTTGAACCCGGCTTCGACGCCCGTCGGTCGACGACCCGACGTCGGGAACCAGTTGAGTCGGTAGGCGAATGTGATCAACAGCAAGAGCGCGAGCACGTAGAACGGGATCGACGTGATCGTCGTCGCGTAGCCTGTGAGCCCGACGTCGAACTTGCTGCCCTCCCAGTAGGCCATGAGCGCACCGAGCGAGATGCCAACCGTGAAGCTGAGGAACACCGCCCAGCTCATGACGAACAGCGTCCACGGGATCGCATCGCCCATGATCGCAGCGACTGAGGCGTTCTGGCTCATCGAGTGACCCATATTACCTTGAGCAAGGGCAACCATGTAGTCCACGTAGGCAACGTGGATCGGGTCCTGTGGGTTGATATTCATGTAAATCTCCGCGAGCTCGTAGGCCTCCTGCGGATTGTCGAGCTCCGGTCCGATTCGTGCAACGAATGCGTCGACCGGATTCCCGGGCATCATTCGCGTCATGACGAACGCGAGGGTCATCACTGCCCAGATGGTAAATACGGCCTGACCAAGCCGTCGTATCTTCCAATTCATTGTATGACCACGTCGTAGTACGGCATCATTAGTATTGTTATCTACCGTTATAAAACCCCGTAATCGCCTGAGAGCCTTACTCCTGGTACGGACGGAGATCGCCGTCCGGCAGTCGCACCAGATTGAACTCGCAGACGCGGTTGTCGAGCATTTCGTCCGAGGCATCGACGTGCCATTCGTTGGCGTTGATTGCCCCGTAGTCGCCGGCGATCACGCAGCCGTACATCGGCAGCGCCTGATTGTACCACCAGGTCAGCCGCTGGAGGTACTCGTCGTCGCCGGTGAGGTGCAGCTGCTCGATCTCGTCCATGACGTTGAGCTCCATGGTGTCGGAGGCATCCGGGTTGCCGATCTCCGCGGGGATCTCCCACGTCTCGTTCTCGTAGTCCACGTGGTTCAGTTGCGCGAACCAGTTCCAGACGAAGTCGACGTAGGTCAGCCCCATGATGGAGAACACCGGGTGGTTGTCGAAGATGATGTCGTGGTCGCCGTTGAACCGGCTCTCGCCGTAGGTCGCTTCGTCCACGGCATCGACCTCTGCGGTGAAGCCGAACTCTTCGAGCTGGTGTCGAATTGCGTCGAGTCCGTCGACCTGCACGGCGGTACTCGACTGAGCGAGCAACGTAAGTTCGGCCGGCTCGCCGTCCTCGTCGTACCACTGGCCGTCATCGCGCTGGTATCCGGCCTCCTCCATGAGGGCGGTCGCGCGATCGTGGTCGACATCGTAGTTGTCGTACCCGTCGATGTCGACCAGTCCCTCTTCGACCGCCGTCGAGTTGAGGAATGTCGGCGGGAGTTCGTAGAGATCGTATTCCTCGGGGACCGACGCAAAGATCTGTTCACGATCGAGCGCGCACGCGATCGCCTTTCGAACCCGCTCGTCCGACGTGATCGGCTGGTTGGTTGGGTTGTTGGCTGGCGAGTTGGGCCAGTCGTAGTCACCGAAGTTGAACAGGACCGACCAGAGGTGATCGTAGTCCCGGTTGATCTCGTGGTGCTCCGGCAGTTGCTGCATGAGGTCCGGCGACTCCGGTAGGTTGAGCGCGATCGCGTCGACCTGCTCCTCGATGAACGCCAGCACCTGGTCTTCGTGGTGCTCGATAACGTACTCGGTGAAGTAGATATCGTCCGCGTTGGGATGGTCGTCGTAGACTTCCGCGACGAGGGCGGTGTCCGTGACCTCTTTGAGTTGGAACGGGCCGTTCCCGACGACTTCGTCGAGTTCGGGCGACCACTCCTGGAAGTCCGAGACGAGTGTCGTCGCCTCGTCGCTGTCCGCGTCGGCGTCCATCAGGTCGTCACGCCACTGGCCGAAGGAGGGGTTCCCGACGTCCTCCTTGATGAACAGAGGCGCTTCTGCGAGTTCGTTGGTGAGAACGGACTCGATGGTGAAGTCGTCGTGGAGGTGGTATCGGATGGCGTAATCGTCCACGGCTTCGTAGTCTTCGATATACGTACTCGCCGGATCATCCGGGGACGTGATCTCGGAGATTCGGAACCGAATGTCGAGATCGGTTACCAGATCAGCAGTGGTGACCGGATCGCCGTTGTGCCACGTCCACTCGTCGCTCATCTCGACGAGCACCGATCCGTCTTCTTTCTCCCAGTTGTCCGCGATGAGTCCCTGGAACGTACCGTGGCTCTGGTATTCGACCATCAACGGATCGAAGATCAGCCCCGGCGGGTCGAAGTTCGCCATCTCGTTAGACGGGTCGTAGGGATTCCACGACGCGTTGTCCATTCCGTAGGTCCCGCGGTGGAGCGCCTTCGTAAACCGTTTGTCGACCCGTTCTTCAACCGGCTCGCGGTTGCTGTTATCGACACCGTTGCCGGAGTTGTTAGTACAGCCGGCCAGTGCCACAACACCCCCTGCCAGCCCACTCTTCAGTGCAGTCCGTCGAGTAATTGCACTGTTCGAACCATTGCTATTCGTTGGCATCGATCACGTGTTCATGATAGAACCATATATATTTTTCTACTCAATTGGCTACAAACACTACTAGTACCGAGTGCAGCGCTCATCGCGGTGGTAGCTGGGGAAAACTTATGATCCGATGGCCCCCCATTAGTCAATCGATGGATCGTACTCGTCCGGTGCTCAAGTTCGTGTTCGGAATCAACGTGCTCTTCTTGGTTCTGCTGGGATTTTCGTATCCGTATCTCGAACCCGGTACCGGCTCGTACGTCGTCGCGACAATGACGGCCGCGCTCTGTCTGTTAATGCTGGCCATCGTCGCGATCCTGACGTACTTCCAAATCGACGTGTTCGATCACTTCTGAGTTCGGTCACCAAGCGCACGACCGACCTCAGTCCAACGGTCGATCGCGCGTCTCGCGCGGCCCGAGATACGATCGACGACTCTCGCCGTCGGTGAGAACGAGCACCCGGTCGACGACGACGGCTGGATCTGTCGCGTACAGCGACAGCGTGTGACGCCCGGCCCGATCGAGTTCGTGGTCAGTCTTCGAGTGGACACTTGACCGGAGCACGTTCCGCTGCCACTGCGGATCGTGTTCGCCGCCGTTGGCGTCGAAATCCACAACCGTCGGCTCGGCGTCGTCGATCGCGATCGCGTACCGATGGGGCGTTCCGTCCGTCGACGCGTGGGTCGGCAGCAGCTGAACCTCGACGCGGACGTCGCCGGCCTCGGCCACGAAATCGTACTCGAGACGAGCCGCCCGGTCGCGGATCGCGTCGGCGCTGAGGTGCGGACTGTCGAACGGACGACTGACCATTGCAGTCCCGGTCGTTCGGCTGAGCCCCTCGATCGGCACCCACCGCGTGGCTCCCTGTTCAACGGCGGTCGGATGGTCGGCCTCGATAGCGACGCGACCGTTCGATTCGACGAAAACCGGCGCCCGCCCGTCGGTCGCTCCGGACTCGCTTCCGTCACCAGCTGCCGATCGCGACGGCTGTTCCCGCGGTCGGATCGGGACTGTCACCTCGAGTTCCCGCCCGGCGCCCTCGATCCGGAACCGGCCGGTCGTCGCCGAATCGGGTGCGGCGTCCCAATCCACGCTGACCCACAGCCGGTCGTCCTCGTCGAAGGTCCCCGCCGTTCGCTCGAGATCGATCCACTCGTCGTCGACGGTCGCCGACCACTCGATCGTCCCCGTGCCGCGATTGTAGCAGTCGACGAACCGGGGGTGATCGACGCCCTGGACGAGCGTCGGCAACCGGCGGTCCCGCGGTCCGGTACCGGCGACACCCGCTGCCCCTTCGACGGTGACGTCCAGTGTTGGCCCCTGGTCGTCAGTTACGCGTCCGGTCGCAGGCGGATCGAACACCGGCAGGTCCCGCGGGCTCGCGGACATCATCCCGCGCCACTTCCCGTCCGACGAGGCGTTGTACCGCTCCGTCGCTGCGTCGATTCGCTCGAACGCCGCCCGCGATCGCTCCGCGTACGTCTTCGCACCCGTCCGGCCCTGTCCCGCGTAGAGTCGACTTCGCATCGCCTCGAGCGCACCCTCGTTCATCGCTCGCGCACAGCGGATGGGATACTCGACGAGGTGGAAAAACGCCGTTCGCGATTCCGACGGCAGGTCCTCGCGAATCGCTGCAGCCGTCTCGCCGATTCGCTCGTACGCCTCGAGGCGTCGCCGAGCCTCGTCGCCGTGATCGATCGCGCTGAACGTCGGTTCGTTCTTCTCGGTATCGGGGTACACCGAGTTCCAGCCGACGTGCTCCGGCTTGCGAGCGAGCGCGAGTCGATAGTACTCGGCGAGCACGTCGGCGATATCGCTCGCGCGGGACGGGCCGAACTTGCGGGCGGCCCACTCGGTAAGCCAGTCGGTCGTCGACCGAGCCGCGACCTCCTCCACGTCCCAGGCCAATTCGAAGAAGTACTCGGTCTCCGTCTCGGCAGGCTTGATGTCGCCGACGTTCGCGATCCAGAGCTGATCGACGTCGTGGCGGTACGCCCGGTGGAGTTCCTCGCGGATCAGCGCCGGCGGAACAGAACAGAGCCACTGGTGGTCGTGCGGTCGCCCCCAATAGGAGAGGTGGTAGTAGAGGCCGTGGCCACCGGAACGCGATCGCTCCTCCTCGGTCGGCAGGCGCCGGAGGTAGCCGAAGTTATCGTCGGGCCAGACGATACAAACGTCGTCGGGCACCTCGAGGCCGTTTCGGTAGAGGTCGAGCGTCTCCTTGTACGGGCAGAATATCTGCGGGACGGACTCGGCCGACGACTCGTGGTGCACCTCGAGGATGTCGCGCTGATCCTCGAGCACTTGCTGCAGGAGGGCGACGCGCTCGTCGCGGGTGTCGCCGCCGGGCATACCGGAGTCGTGAATTCCGCGCATCCCGACGGTGAACACGTTCTCGGACCCTGCGACCTCGGCGACGCGGTCGTCCCAGTACTCGCGGATGCGCTCGGCGTTGGTCTCGTAGTTCCACTCGCCGTCCGTCGCCGTGTCCCACTCGTCGACGTTGTTGCGGTGCATCGGTTCGCAGTGGGAGGTGCCGACGACGATGCTGTATCGATCAGCGGCCTCGCGATTGCCGTCGCACCGATAGAACGCCTTCGTCCCCTCGTGCATCGCGGGCCAGATCGTGTTCGCCTTGAGACGCAAGAGCAGTTCGAACACCCGTTCGTAGGTCTTCGGCCCGATTCCGTCCGGCGCCGACGGGTCGTGCGTCCGCTGGGCCCACTCGCGAAAGCCGAAATCCTCGTCGTTGACGAACAGCCCGCGGTACCGAACCGACGGCGGCCCGTCTCGCTCGAGGCCCGCGGTGACGCGGACGGCGTCGCGCTCGGGCGTCGGTACGTCCGCCCACCAGTACCACGGCGAGACGCCGAGACGGCGGGCAAATTCGTAGACGCCGTAGGCGGTGCCGCGGGGATCGCTGCCCGCGATCACCAGCGCCTCGTCCGCGCCGAACGGCGCGTCCGTCCCCGATCCGGCCCAGAGAACGTAGCTCTCGCGAGCCTCGAGACCGTGGTCACACTCGCCGTCGGTCGCGAGTTGGTCGATCGTTCGATCGAAGGCCTCGTCGACGCCGTACGTCCCGACGACGATCGCTCGTCCGCCGATATCGTCGAGACCGGAATCGCAGGTCGGCAACTGGCCGGTAACGCGGTCGATGTCGGCCTGCAGATCGTCGGCAGCGATTTCGACGACTGACGCGTCGCACACGTATCGGATCTGTGCCGTTGCATCTCCGACCAGCGGAACGACAGTCGCTGTCCCCGCGCGTGTCTCATCGTCTCCAGTGCCGTCACCCTCGAGGACGGCAATCTCGTGGTCATCCGTTCCCGTCATCTGCGCCATTCATTGCGGCTTGCTTATTTGTAGGTTCGGGTGAGGACGGCGATCCGTCCGGTGACGAACCGCTCAGTTGAAACTGCTTCCCGGTACTGAGACGAAGCGTGGTTCTATCTCACACCGTCCGGTGTAGCCGGATAACTGTTAGAGGGAATTCGGCACTCGACATTTACACGGGTACAGCCGTAAATAGAACGTAATGATCGTACATACAATATCGAGAGACGTGACACGACCGGTCGTTCGCTTAGATAGCGGTCGTTTCCGGACTGTCCGATCATACCGGACGGAATGTCGGGGATGTCCCGATATACGGTCGGTAACGCTCGACACATCCGGTGGACGAGAACTCACGAATCCGCTCTCACCGTACTCGGTGCAGCGAACGGCACAGTCAGAATCCACCGTTCGGCGGCAGTGGTGACTCGACCGAGACGGGTCGCCCCCGTTCGGCTGTCGGTACCCTCAAGTGCTATTCCAGTGTTCGTCGAAACCGAACGAAGAACTGTCCATTATGTGACTAACGTACGGAATTTATCCGGAAAGAGATCGCGCAGTTGAACCACGCGGATTACTAGAACGGGACGTGGGAAATTCCTGTAGAGATTAGGACTCCCGACGCCAACCGCTGGCACGTCGACGCCCCCGACGAACTACTCGCCAATCGCGTCGCCGAGTTCAACCCGACGAGGATTCCGGATGCCGAACTCAAACCGTACAAGGCCTCACGTGTCTCGGTTGGCGGACTCGAGTCGGCCTCAAGTCGACTGAACGGTATCGATAACTCCACGCAGGTACCCGACGGTATAGCCGCGAGCGCGGTGTCGCCAGTCGGTGTCGTCGGTCATCGCCGGCACGTGGTCCGGGATCACGACGCCGTCGTAGCCGATCTCATCCAGCGTCTCGACGACTTCGGTCGTATCGAAGTTCCCCTGATCGACGAACGTCTCGTGAAATTCGGGAACGGTCCCGACGACGTCGCGGAAGTGGATGAACCCGATCTGATCGCGCTCGCCGAACGTCCGGAGCACGTCGGTAACGTCTTCGCCCATCTGCGAGAAACAGCCCAGGCAGAGTTTGAGGCCGTGGTTGTCGCTCGGAACGAGGTCCATCGCCTTCTCGAAGTTCTCGACGCTGCGACAGAGCCGCGGAACGCCGCACATGGATTCGATGACCGGCGGATCGACCGGATGCAACGCCATCTCGACGCCAGCCTCTTCGGCGACCGGCAATACGGTCTCGAGAAAGGTCTCGTAGTTGTCCCAGAACTCGGCTTCCGTGTACTCGCGGTCGAGGCCGGGCGCGAGCGCGTCGGGATCGTCGATTTCGTCGTAGTCGAACGCGGTTCCCTGCGCACGGCCGCGGAGTTCGGCCGACCCGGTTCGCATCGGCACGACGCCCCGGGGGTTCCACTGATAGCCGAGGATTGGGATGTCGGCCTCGCCGAGGTTCCGGACGAGCGTGGTAATCTGCTCGAGAGCCGCTTCCTTCCCCTCGCGGTCGAACATGATATCGCCGTACAGCGAGTACGGCAGCGACTGAATCCCGGTCAGCGTCAACCCGGCGGCCTCGACGCGCTCTTTCGCCGCCTCGAGGTCCGCAACGGTCGGGATCGCGTCACGACCGACCGCAAGCGTCGCCCTCGCGTCGCGGTCGTTGAACTCGTCGGGTTCCTCGTCGACGTCCGCGTGGTCGACGAAGATATCCGTTGCGCCGAGTTGGCGTATGTACTGGAGTCGCGGTTCTGCAAGAGATCGCGTTCGGACGCCGACGCGGATTGTCGTATCTGGTGCCATGTGCGAGAGACGTATCACCGACTCGAGGTCGGCCGTCTTCGTTCTTACGGTGTTCCCGATACCCGAACGGTCGATCGGAGCGCCGACCGTTCGGGAGCGATCCCGCCGTAATCGGGCCGACGGAAAACGTCTGTTACTCGACGTAGGCTCGAGATACTGCCCGTTGGCGACCCTCGTGCTGGCTCTTCGTTTCATCGTCGTTATTGTTGCTCCCGCTATCGGTCGAACGGACCGAGAAATCCAGTCGAACGGATAGATCAGTTGGTGTGGGCATCGTCAAGCCGGTCACGCAACTATTTGTCTCTCAGGAACAGATTACCCCACCAGTTCTGATACACTATCGACTACCGCCCCGTGTTAGCTATATTTCCCCATCACGATAGAAAGTGGCACGGACAACATCTATAATCTTAAGTGATAATCCCTCACATGACTTCGTATGGCTAGAGAACGTCCGCTAGAGGAACTGCTCCCGACCGTCGCCGAATACACGATCGACCTCGATTTCGAGGACTTCATCCAGGGCGAACGACCGATGGTGCTTCGGGGCTTACTGGCGACGGACGACGACGAACACACTGAAATCGCCGAACGGTACATCGACTGGGCCGTCCGCTCGCAGTCGAGCGACGGCCTGATGGCCTACGGTTCGATCGACGTCGTCCCGGAGTGGGACGAACACCGCATCTTCCGGCCGATTCCGGACGCCGGTGCAGTCGCCGTGCTCGCGCTCGAGGCCTACGAGAACGGCGGGCCCGAGTCCTACCTCGAGGCCTGCCGCCGCCAGTTCGAGTACCTTCACGAGGACGCCCCGCGAAGCGAGGACGGCGGGATCACCCACCACATGGACGACATCGAGCTGTGGATCGACGCCATCTACATGATGTGTCCGTTCATGGCTCGCTACGGCCAGCTCGCGGACAGGCCCGAGGCAATCGACGAAGCCGTCGATCAGATTCTGGTGCACGATAAACACCTCCGCGACCCGTACACCGACCTCTACCGGCACATCTGGCGCGAGCAGCCCAACAGCTACCCCGACGGCTCGCTCTGGCTGCGCGGCAACGGCTGGTTCGCCACGGGCGTGCTCGACACGTTAGACTACGTGCCCGAGGACCACCCCGAGCGCGACCGCCTCGAGGAACTCGTCACCGACCACCTCAAGAGTATGGCCGACTACCAGGACGCCAGCGGCTTCTGGCACCACCTCATCGACGACGACACGATGTACCTCGAGACTTCGGGGACCCTCCAGTACGCCTACGCCTTCACCGAGGCCGTCGACCGCGGCCTGCTCGACGAGGAGTACCGCGAGGTCGCCGAAGACGCGATCGGCGCGGCCAAGACGGTCGTGACCCCCGACGGTGCGGTCCAGCGAAACGCGGCGATGCCCGGCGGCCCGGAGGCTCCGCAGGCGATCAACCTC is part of the Halopiger aswanensis genome and encodes:
- a CDS encoding mannonate dehydratase gives rise to the protein MAPDTTIRVGVRTRSLAEPRLQYIRQLGATDIFVDHADVDEEPDEFNDRDARATLAVGRDAIPTVADLEAAKERVEAAGLTLTGIQSLPYSLYGDIMFDREGKEAALEQITTLVRNLGEADIPILGYQWNPRGVVPMRTGSAELRGRAQGTAFDYDEIDDPDALAPGLDREYTEAEFWDNYETFLETVLPVAEEAGVEMALHPVDPPVIESMCGVPRLCRSVENFEKAMDLVPSDNHGLKLCLGCFSQMGEDVTDVLRTFGERDQIGFIHFRDVVGTVPEFHETFVDQGNFDTTEVVETLDEIGYDGVVIPDHVPAMTDDTDWRHRARGYTVGYLRGVIDTVQST
- a CDS encoding glycoside hydrolase family 88/105 protein, translating into MARERPLEELLPTVAEYTIDLDFEDFIQGERPMVLRGLLATDDDEHTEIAERYIDWAVRSQSSDGLMAYGSIDVVPEWDEHRIFRPIPDAGAVAVLALEAYENGGPESYLEACRRQFEYLHEDAPRSEDGGITHHMDDIELWIDAIYMMCPFMARYGQLADRPEAIDEAVDQILVHDKHLRDPYTDLYRHIWREQPNSYPDGSLWLRGNGWFATGVLDTLDYVPEDHPERDRLEELVTDHLKSMADYQDASGFWHHLIDDDTMYLETSGTLQYAYAFTEAVDRGLLDEEYREVAEDAIGAAKTVVTPDGAVQRNAAMPGGPEAPQAINLYGQGWFLIAGERVLEADLDV